The DNA sequence GATCCGGGGGCGCGGGCGGCGGGCCGGCGCGGGGCGAGCGGCGCGGCCGGCGGCGACCGGGGTGCGCGGGCCGGACGTGGTCGTGGACATCAGCGTCCCTTCCTGGTGGCGGCACGCTCGTCCGCGGTGTCGATGCTGAGCACGAAGCGCTGGTAGAGCAGCGCGACCACGAGCGAGATGACGAAGAGGATGACCGCTGCGGCGGTGCCGTAGCCGAGGCGGCCGCGGTCGAAGCCCTGCTGGATGAGGTACGTCGCCATGGTCTGGGTCGCGTTGCCGGGCCCGCCCTTGGTGAGGATCCACACCATGTCGAACAGCTGCAGCGAGCCGATCATCGACAGGAAGGCCCAGATCCGGATGGTGGGGCCGAGCAGCGGGATCGTGATCCGGCGCTGGGTCTGCCACCAGCTGGCGCCGTCGAGGGCCGCGGCCTCGCTGAGATCCGGGGACACCCCCTGCAGGCCGGCGAGGAACAGGATGATCGCGAAGCCGATGTACTTCCAGGTGAGGACCACGAACAGCGTGTAGAGCGCGATCCGCTGGTCGCCGAGCCAGAGCTGCTGCGCCCAGCCCAGGCCGAAGGTCTGGAGGATCGCGTCCACCACGCCGCGCGGCTGCAGCATGAGCAGCCAGATGACCCCGGCGACGACCTCGGCCAGGACGTACGGCACGAAGATCATGAGCCGGAGCGCGGTGCGCCCGCGCAGCGGCCGGTTGAGCAGCAGCGCGACACCGAGCCCCAGCGGGAGCTGGATGGCGAGCGAGAGCACGACGAGGGTGAAGTTGTGGCCGATGGCCGACAGGAACACCTC is a window from the Aquipuribacter hungaricus genome containing:
- a CDS encoding carbohydrate ABC transporter permease, producing MSSAADPGTGDLRPSAGPGTAAVPVLPEAPAGRADARPAVPRAAGRRGAASAWRARFEIAVLVVPALALFVLFALVPMVQAIYYSLYRWNGLGPLDEFVGAENYRTALTDEVFLSAIGHNFTLVVLSLAIQLPLGLGVALLLNRPLRGRTALRLMIFVPYVLAEVVAGVIWLLMLQPRGVVDAILQTFGLGWAQQLWLGDQRIALYTLFVVLTWKYIGFAIILFLAGLQGVSPDLSEAAALDGASWWQTQRRITIPLLGPTIRIWAFLSMIGSLQLFDMVWILTKGGPGNATQTMATYLIQQGFDRGRLGYGTAAAVILFVISLVVALLYQRFVLSIDTADERAATRKGR